In Brachypodium distachyon strain Bd21 chromosome 2, Brachypodium_distachyon_v3.0, whole genome shotgun sequence, one genomic interval encodes:
- the LOC100840312 gene encoding uncharacterized protein LOC100840312 — MSSAKALARAGSSLLGRLLASPAPSSLLRPGLPPPSLLARLQPHVPPAGASVDAHDADAVARLTSLPGEISFPCGLPSLRFLIDDGKDPVANEPLELLPKRTYQPSTIKRKRTHGFRARKATTGGRKVIARRIAKGRHKISW; from the exons ATGTCGTCGGCGAAAGCCCTTGCGCGTGCGGGTTCCTCCCTCCTTGGCCGTCTCCTTGCGTCACCAGCCCCGTCGTCTCTTCTGCGCCCCGGGCTCCCCCCTCCGTCCCTGCTCGCCAGGCTCCAGCCGCACGTCCCGCCAGCGGGGGCGTCGGTGGACGCCCACGACGCGGATGCGGTCGCGAGGCTGACGTCGCTCCCCGGCGAGATCTCCTTCCCCTGCGGCCTCCCCTCGCTCCGGTTCCTCATTGACGACG GAAAAGATCCTGTTGCTAATGAACCTCTTGAGTTACTTCCTAAGAGAACTTACCAGCCCAGTACGATCAAGCGGAAAAGAACCCATGGGTTTCGTGCACG TAAAGCAACCACTGGTGGGCGTAAGGTGATCGCCCGGAGAATCGCCAAAGGCAGACACAAAATTTCATGGTAA